In Nitrospirota bacterium, the DNA window GTTTGAATCACAGACGACGAATAGATCCAGAGAGGGGAGATTCGGGTCATCAACATAGGGGCCGTGGATAAAAGCGGCTTTTGCATCCAGTGCCTTTAAAACGGACTTGAGGGCGCCGGGGACCCCCAGTGACTTTGCGATCAGACCTTTAAGCTCGGGGAACAGGGAAGAGTTCCTGTTGACTTTGAAATATTTGAGGTTGCCTTCCCTCTCGCTTGTAACGAGGTCCATCTGTTCGAGTTTGTCGAGTTCTCTTTTTATGCCGGATGCGTTTTTGTTTGTAAGTCTGGCGATCTCTCTGACGTAAAACTTTTCTTCAGGATTGTTGAATAACAGCGACATGATGTCTGCTCTTATTCCCGATGTGAAAAGTTTTTCTAACATATCTGCATATAATGTATAAAATTAAAATAAACTTGTCAAGAGAAAAATGCAAAAAAGAAACAAAGAGATACTTTTTGTATACAAGTCGATTGTTGCTTATAATGATATTATTGTTGACAATAAATGAACAATAAAGAAAACGAGCATTGACGGCAGGCTGACATGACGGAAAATATATCCGCGTTTTTTCAGGATAGGGAAAGCGATTATTTGTGTTCAGCGGCTGTGATATAATATCAGCGTGAATGAGGTGGTACGGGACAGCATCCCGGCTGCCGCATTGCAATAAACAAAAAATGAAGGAAGGCGAATGCTTTAAATGCGCGAGGCAGTTGAAGCGTTTGGGGGTGATGAACAGAAATGGACAATAATAAACTGAGGGACGAGATACTGGAGCTTCTCTGGGCGCTGCGGGAGAAGGGTTCAAAAAGTTTTACTGAAGTTGTCAGGGGCATTAATGACAGCGGGGCTTCCGATGCCTTGAGGAAAATGGAAAAGTCCGGTCTCGTGACGATTTCCGATGACGACGTCGAACTAACCGATAAAGGCGATGCCCGCGCGAGGGACCTGATACGGCGTCACCGCCTTGCCGAAAGGCTTTTTCATGACGTGCTTGAGGTCGGGATGGAGGAGAGCGAAG includes these proteins:
- a CDS encoding winged helix-turn-helix transcriptional regulator: MLEKLFTSGIRADIMSLLFNNPEEKFYVREIARLTNKNASGIKRELDKLEQMDLVTSEREGNLKYFKVNRNSSLFPELKGLIAKSLGVPGALKSVLKALDAKAAFIHGPYVDDPNLPSLDLFVVCDSNNIGKTLDDVEKRFGREIRYTIMSQAEYKTLKKSGERSVKKLLSAKKILLLGRL